The window TCGGCAGGGCCTCCGCGGGGCCGGGGCGTCAGCATGTGCTCTATTCCGAAGGCGTGTTGGGCAAGGACCCGCTGGTACTCCAGGTCTCCCGCTGGGACCCCCTGAAGGACATGGGCGGGGTGCTGCGAGCCTTCGCGTCGTCGTCACTGGTCCGATCCGCTCAACTGGTCCTGTGCGGTCCGTCTCCGCAGAGCGTCACCGACGACCCCGAGGCGAGAGCGGTGCTGGAAGCCGTGGTCACCCAGTGGCAGAACCTGCCGTCCGCTGTCCGACGTAGGGCCCACCTGGTGTGCACCACGCTGGATGACGATGAGGGCAACGCCCGCCTGGTCAACGCGCTGCAGAGAAGAGCCGCGGTGGTAACCCAACGCTCCGTGCAGGAGGGGTTCGGTCTCACGGTGACCGAGGCGATGCTCAAAGCCCGTCCCGTCGTGGCGTCGAACGTCGGTGGCATCCCCACCCAGATCACCCATGACAAGACGGGCCTGCTGCTCAACCGGCCCTGTGACGACGACGAGTTCGTAGCAGCCGTGACGAGGCTCCTGCGCGACGAGGCCCGAGCGTCCGCGCTCGGCCGCGCAGCCGCCTCCCATACCTCCCGTCACTTCATCACCGCCCGGGAAGCAGCCGATCACCAGCGGATTCTTGCCTCACCCGTCCCGCCGCCCATGGTGGGGTGCCTTGACTGACATGGGCGTGCCCAGGCACAACAACAGCGACCCCGTGCTGGTTCTCGGAGCGAGTTCGGGCTTCGGCTTCGTGCTCGCCCAGCGGCTCGACGCCAAGGGCTTCCCGGTCGTGGGGGCGGCCCGTCCCGCGACCCCGGACGACGCCATCTTCAACTACCGGCAGACTATCGTCACGCACGACGATCAACTGACACGCCTGGTCGACGGTGTCCTCACACCGACTTCGGCGTCTCATACGCGATGGT is drawn from Streptomyces bottropensis ATCC 25435 and contains these coding sequences:
- a CDS encoding glycosyltransferase; this translates as MKVWHVNTTSRGGGVAEVLDALCRFPQGTSPLVHRRFVTGRDAKLFTATKRLHHRLHGVHRGELPDAYEHALFLAFAEHNATRLLERIGSDDSVLLHDPQTLPIAPLLAAEGCRVFWRCHIGTWTANAVTKETWRYLSQFWPRDITLIFSHRSLVPVEATGFHVEIVPPSIDPISVKNRHMGAGEIKDVLTSAGLLGRASAGPGRQHVLYSEGVLGKDPLVLQVSRWDPLKDMGGVLRAFASSSLVRSAQLVLCGPSPQSVTDDPEARAVLEAVVTQWQNLPSAVRRRAHLVCTTLDDDEGNARLVNALQRRAAVVTQRSVQEGFGLTVTEAMLKARPVVASNVGGIPTQITHDKTGLLLNRPCDDDEFVAAVTRLLRDEARASALGRAAASHTSRHFITAREAADHQRILASPVPPPMVGCLD